The Candidatus Zymogenus saltonus genome includes a window with the following:
- a CDS encoding NTP transferase domain-containing protein gives MKKVEKPWGYEIIYAENESYVGKILHVLKGEMLSLQYHQFKDETLYLLSGLVELFVEEGGELKKITMKPGDTYRVGPKIKHRISALEESDVLEASTPEVHDVIRLEDKYGRVSKNKYGVIMAGGSGIRLWPRSRRKRPKQLLDIISTEPMIRETIKRIRGVISEDNIVVVANEEHRAELEKEIPEIPDNNIIFEPMARNTATCIGLAAMLIKRMNPEGVMAVFPADHLITEDETFANLLETAFELASQTDMLITLGMMPTYPETGYGYIKGGELFRSFSGFDFFRVDEFQEKPERGRAEEFLKSSEYYWNAGIFVWKARVILESIKKHLPELHASLLEISEGLDKKAELPKLLNDIYPKIEPISIDFGVLERADNVLVVPGDIGWSDLGGWAALDGLIEKKGADNNITWSKHISIDTKECIIYSPKKLVATIGLEGIIIVETDDALLVSTKERAQDVKLVVEKLKESGLEEYL, from the coding sequence ATGAAGAAGGTCGAAAAACCGTGGGGATACGAGATCATATACGCCGAGAACGAAAGCTACGTCGGGAAGATCCTCCACGTCCTGAAGGGGGAGATGCTAAGTCTCCAGTACCACCAGTTCAAGGACGAGACCTTGTATCTTTTATCCGGCCTCGTTGAGCTTTTTGTGGAGGAGGGAGGCGAGCTTAAGAAGATTACGATGAAGCCCGGGGATACCTACAGAGTGGGGCCGAAGATAAAGCACCGGATATCCGCTCTCGAGGAGTCGGACGTACTGGAGGCGTCGACGCCGGAGGTTCACGACGTTATTCGCCTCGAGGACAAATACGGGAGGGTATCCAAGAACAAGTACGGCGTAATCATGGCCGGCGGCTCCGGGATTCGCCTCTGGCCGAGGAGCAGGAGAAAGAGGCCCAAGCAGCTTTTAGACATCATCAGCACGGAGCCGATGATCAGGGAGACGATAAAGAGGATAAGGGGCGTCATATCAGAGGACAACATCGTGGTCGTGGCCAACGAGGAGCACCGCGCCGAGCTTGAAAAGGAGATCCCGGAGATTCCCGACAACAATATTATTTTCGAGCCGATGGCCAGAAACACCGCCACCTGCATCGGCCTTGCGGCAATGCTGATCAAGAGGATGAACCCGGAGGGGGTTATGGCGGTGTTTCCCGCCGACCACCTGATCACGGAGGACGAGACCTTCGCGAACCTCCTCGAGACCGCCTTCGAGCTGGCCTCCCAGACCGACATGCTGATCACCCTCGGCATGATGCCCACGTATCCCGAGACCGGCTACGGCTACATAAAGGGGGGGGAGCTCTTTCGGAGCTTCAGCGGATTCGACTTTTTCAGGGTCGACGAGTTTCAGGAGAAGCCGGAGAGGGGGAGGGCGGAGGAGTTCCTGAAGTCTAGCGAGTACTACTGGAACGCCGGGATATTCGTCTGGAAGGCGAGGGTGATCCTGGAGTCGATTAAAAAGCACCTGCCGGAGCTTCACGCTTCCCTACTGGAGATTTCCGAGGGACTGGACAAAAAGGCCGAGCTTCCGAAGCTCCTCAATGACATTTATCCCAAGATCGAGCCTATCTCGATAGACTTCGGTGTCTTGGAGCGGGCGGACAACGTCCTTGTGGTTCCGGGGGACATCGGCTGGAGCGACCTGGGCGGCTGGGCGGCCCTCGACGGGCTTATCGAGAAGAAGGGGGCGGATAACAACATAACGTGGTCGAAGCACATCAGCATAGACACGAAGGAGTGCATCATCTACAGCCCTAAGAAGCTCGTCGCGACGATCGGCCTTGAGGGGATCATCATAGTGGAGACGGACGACGCCCTCCTCGTCTCGACCAAGGAGCGCGCCCAGGACGTGAAGCTGGTGGTGGAGAAGCTCAAGGAGTCGGGGCTGGAGGAGTATCTCTAA
- a CDS encoding phosphomannomutase/phosphoglucomutase yields MDPKIFREYDIRGVYGRDLTEDGAKRIGFAYGRLLKERIGVEDPKITVGRDGRRSAAPVFDALVSGLNAAGVAVVDIGLCPTPVLYFSLFNLPVSGGIMITASHNPPEYNGFKMCVGTQAIYGDDIRAIRELAGDAPPKGVSKEKIKTHDTIFDYSKYLKEKFEEFKELNVKSPLKVVLDSANGTAGPVAPRLFRSLGITVHELYSEVDGDFPNHPPDPTDEANLEELKRAVLDTRADFGIGFDGDADRVGIVDDRGRVVVGDQLMTIFSRDILETNPGAVVIGDVKCSKVMYDEIERAGGRAVMFKTGHSLIKKKMNDTGALLAGEMSGHIFFKHDYFGYDDGIYTGLRLCEIIAKEKAAGGVTLSRMVDALPKMHNTPEIRVPVDEEKKFEVVEAVKKRLKGKYKKYHVNDIDGVRVDFADGWGLIRASNTEPALVMRFEAETEERLGEIEAFFKGELERVGAGV; encoded by the coding sequence ATGGACCCTAAGATCTTCAGGGAATACGATATCCGGGGCGTCTACGGGCGCGACCTGACCGAGGACGGAGCAAAGAGAATCGGCTTCGCCTACGGGAGGCTGTTGAAAGAGCGCATCGGCGTAGAAGACCCTAAGATTACGGTCGGGAGGGACGGGAGGAGAAGCGCCGCCCCGGTCTTCGACGCCCTCGTCTCCGGGCTTAACGCCGCCGGCGTTGCGGTCGTGGACATCGGGCTCTGCCCCACTCCCGTCCTCTACTTCTCCCTCTTCAACCTCCCGGTATCCGGGGGGATAATGATCACCGCGAGCCACAACCCGCCGGAGTACAACGGCTTCAAGATGTGCGTAGGAACCCAGGCGATCTACGGGGACGATATAAGGGCGATCAGGGAGTTGGCGGGGGACGCCCCGCCTAAAGGGGTCTCTAAAGAGAAGATCAAAACCCACGATACAATCTTCGACTATAGTAAATACCTGAAGGAGAAATTCGAGGAATTTAAGGAGCTGAATGTAAAGAGTCCCTTGAAGGTCGTCCTCGACTCCGCTAACGGGACGGCGGGCCCGGTGGCCCCTCGACTGTTCCGCTCGCTGGGGATTACCGTCCACGAGCTATACAGCGAGGTGGACGGCGACTTCCCGAACCACCCCCCCGACCCCACCGACGAGGCGAACCTCGAAGAGCTGAAGCGGGCGGTCCTGGATACGAGGGCCGACTTCGGCATAGGATTCGACGGCGACGCGGACAGGGTGGGTATCGTGGACGACAGGGGCAGGGTCGTGGTGGGGGATCAGCTCATGACGATATTCTCGCGCGACATCCTTGAAACAAACCCCGGCGCGGTCGTGATCGGGGACGTGAAGTGCTCCAAGGTGATGTACGACGAGATCGAGCGGGCCGGGGGGAGGGCCGTCATGTTCAAGACGGGCCACTCGCTGATCAAAAAAAAGATGAACGACACCGGGGCGCTGCTGGCGGGGGAGATGAGCGGGCATATCTTTTTCAAGCACGACTACTTCGGCTACGACGACGGCATCTACACGGGCCTGAGGCTATGCGAGATAATTGCAAAGGAGAAGGCCGCCGGTGGTGTGACCCTAAGTCGTATGGTCGACGCGCTCCCGAAGATGCACAACACGCCCGAGATCCGCGTTCCGGTGGATGAGGAAAAAAAGTTCGAGGTCGTTGAGGCGGTGAAGAAAAGACTAAAGGGCAAATATAAAAAATATCATGTCAACGACATCGACGGCGTGAGGGTCGACTTCGCCGACGGCTGGGGGCTTATCCGGGCCTCTAACACGGAGCCGGCGCTGGTCATGCGCTTCGAGGCGGAGACGGAAGAGAGGCTTGGGGAGATCGAGGCCTTTTTCAAAGGTGAGCTCGAGCGGGTGGGCGCGGGGGTGTAG
- the rsfS gene encoding ribosome silencing factor, with the protein MVRAASERKVKNLIVMDVKGVSSFSDYIIIMSGTSDRQVIRSAEHIKETLSKEKIYPLGIEGMREGHWVLMDYGDVIAHLFLEDTRLFYDLEGLWPDVPVHRYNEEGKEV; encoded by the coding sequence ATCGTCCGGGCCGCCTCGGAGCGGAAGGTCAAGAACCTGATCGTGATGGACGTGAAGGGGGTCTCCAGCTTCTCCGACTACATCATCATCATGAGCGGCACCTCCGACAGGCAGGTGATCCGGTCGGCGGAACACATCAAGGAGACGCTCTCCAAGGAGAAGATCTACCCGCTCGGGATCGAGGGTATGCGCGAGGGGCACTGGGTGCTTATGGACTACGGCGACGTCATCGCCCACCTGTTTCTGGAGGATACACGGCTGTTTTACGACCTCGAGGGCCTCTGGCCGGACGTCCCGGTCCACCGCTACAACGAGGAGGGAAAGGAGGTTTAG
- a CDS encoding nicotinate-nucleotide adenylyltransferase, with translation MRSDLKDKKIGIVGGTFNPIHLGHLRSAEENREAFDLFRVIFVPSAEPPHKAGNIIDAKHRYRMVKRAIAANHSFSASDLEIKRGGKSYTIDTLIHYKELVGETGEIYFIIGLDAFREIGSWMRFRELFEYAHFVVTDRPDAGSKNPKFTIPGEIKSAFKKGAGGRGGFWTHTSGSKLYFQDISALDISSTTVRRLVKEGRSISYLVPESVEKYINKRGLYR, from the coding sequence ATGCGAAGCGACCTTAAAGATAAAAAAATCGGCATAGTCGGTGGGACGTTCAACCCGATACACCTCGGCCACCTCAGGAGCGCCGAGGAGAACAGGGAGGCGTTCGATCTCTTCAGGGTCATCTTCGTGCCGTCGGCCGAGCCGCCCCACAAGGCGGGAAACATCATCGACGCAAAACACCGCTACCGAATGGTCAAGAGGGCCATCGCCGCAAACCACAGCTTCTCCGCCTCAGACCTCGAGATCAAGCGGGGCGGGAAATCGTACACGATAGACACGCTGATCCACTACAAAGAGCTGGTGGGGGAGACGGGCGAGATATACTTCATCATCGGGCTCGACGCCTTCAGGGAGATCGGGTCGTGGATGAGGTTCAGGGAGCTCTTCGAGTACGCCCACTTCGTCGTCACCGACAGGCCCGACGCCGGGTCGAAAAACCCGAAGTTCACGATACCGGGGGAGATCAAGTCCGCCTTCAAGAAAGGGGCCGGAGGCAGGGGCGGCTTCTGGACGCACACGTCCGGGAGCAAGCTCTACTTCCAGGACATCTCCGCCCTCGACATCTCGTCCACCACAGTAAGAAGGCTCGTCAAGGAGGGGCGGTCGATCAGCTACCTCGTGCCGGAGTCGGTGGAAAAGTACATTAACAAGAGGGGTTTATACCGCTGA
- a CDS encoding glutamate-5-semialdehyde dehydrogenase, giving the protein MSVKEEVTAVAKRAREAGTRLAKLGSEVKNRALIEMADGLVREKKKLQAQNEKDLKLAREKGLSTAMIDRLTLSDNAIDSMAESLKEVAALPDPVGEVTSMWRRPNGLLVGRQRIPLGVIGIIYESRPNVTADAAGLCLKSGNAVVLRGGSEAINSNIAVADLLKKAGKAAGIPEDAVGMITTTDREAVGEMLKLEELIDVIIPRGGEELIRRVVETSMIPVIKHYKGVCHVFVDESADFTMATDIAVNAKAQRPGVCNSMETLLVHKNIAKDFLPVVVGALRDANVEIRGCKETMKIITDAAEATEDDWYEEYLDLILAVKVVDGLDEAVSHIEKYGSLHTESIVTKDYNNARRFLDEVNSSCVFVNASTRFSDGFELGLGAEIGISTTKLHAFGPMGLNELTTTKFIIFGDGQLRT; this is encoded by the coding sequence ATGTCGGTAAAGGAAGAAGTAACGGCCGTGGCGAAGAGGGCCAGGGAGGCGGGAACAAGGCTCGCCAAACTCGGCTCCGAGGTGAAAAACAGGGCTCTGATCGAGATGGCCGACGGACTAGTCAGGGAGAAGAAGAAGCTCCAGGCTCAAAACGAGAAGGACCTGAAACTCGCACGGGAGAAGGGGCTCTCTACCGCCATGATAGACCGTCTGACCCTCTCGGACAATGCCATCGACTCTATGGCCGAGAGCCTTAAGGAGGTTGCGGCGCTCCCGGACCCGGTAGGCGAGGTGACGAGCATGTGGCGAAGGCCGAACGGGCTTTTGGTCGGAAGGCAGCGCATACCCCTCGGCGTCATTGGGATAATCTACGAGTCGAGGCCTAACGTCACGGCGGACGCGGCGGGCCTCTGCCTCAAGAGCGGAAACGCGGTGGTGCTTCGCGGCGGCTCCGAGGCGATCAACTCCAACATCGCCGTTGCCGACCTGCTCAAAAAGGCTGGAAAGGCCGCCGGGATCCCTGAGGACGCCGTCGGGATGATAACGACCACCGACAGGGAGGCGGTTGGGGAGATGCTCAAACTCGAGGAGCTTATCGACGTGATAATCCCCCGGGGGGGCGAGGAGCTCATCAGGAGGGTCGTCGAGACATCGATGATACCGGTGATAAAGCACTACAAGGGGGTCTGCCACGTCTTCGTTGACGAGTCGGCGGACTTTACCATGGCGACCGATATCGCCGTCAACGCCAAGGCCCAGAGGCCCGGCGTCTGCAACTCCATGGAGACGCTCCTCGTCCACAAGAATATCGCCAAGGATTTTCTCCCGGTTGTCGTCGGTGCCCTGAGAGACGCGAACGTGGAAATCAGGGGGTGCAAGGAGACGATGAAGATCATCACAGACGCAGCCGAGGCGACCGAAGACGACTGGTACGAGGAGTACCTTGACCTGATCTTGGCGGTCAAGGTTGTCGACGGACTCGACGAGGCGGTCTCCCACATAGAAAAATACGGCTCCCTCCACACCGAGTCGATCGTGACGAAAGACTACAACAACGCGAGGCGCTTTTTGGACGAGGTCAACTCCTCCTGCGTATTCGTCAACGCATCGACCCGCTTCTCCGACGGCTTCGAGCTGGGCTTAGGAGCCGAGATCGGCATATCAACCACCAAGCTCCACGCCTTCGGGCCGATGGGGCTGAACGAGCTTACCACGACGAAGTTCATCATATTCGGAGACGGCCAGCTCAGAACCTGA
- the leuC gene encoding 3-isopropylmalate dehydratase large subunit yields the protein MTITEKILASHAGVEKVVPGDLIMAKVDLALGNDITAPIAIDVFEEAGAKEVFDRDRVVLVCDHFTPNKDIKSAAQCKRVREFAVKMGIAHIYEGGNSGVEHALLPELGLVHPGDLIIGADSHTCTYGGLAAFATGVGSTDLAAAMITGEVWLKVPESMKFVFHGTPKKWVTAKDFILHAIGDIGVDGALYRAMEFTGPAVSALTIEGRLTMANMAIEAGGKNGIFEADEKTIAYIKGTRQKTSMKNEVYKSDPDAEYVYVREYDAGNIPPLVAMPHLPSNVRPVEDVGNIEIDQVVIGSCTNGRIEDLRLAAEILRGRRANRNVRLIVIPATPAIYRQAMNEGLFEVFLDADGVISPPTCGPCLGGHMGVLAAGERAVATTNRNFAGRMGDPKSEVYLASPAVAAASAVLGRVAGPADLGL from the coding sequence ATGACGATAACGGAAAAGATTCTGGCGTCCCATGCGGGAGTAGAAAAGGTCGTCCCCGGAGATCTGATTATGGCCAAGGTCGACCTCGCCCTTGGAAACGACATCACGGCGCCTATCGCCATAGACGTTTTCGAGGAGGCGGGGGCAAAGGAGGTCTTCGACAGGGATAGGGTGGTCCTCGTCTGCGACCACTTCACCCCCAACAAGGACATCAAGAGCGCCGCCCAGTGCAAGCGGGTCAGGGAGTTCGCCGTTAAGATGGGGATCGCCCACATCTACGAGGGGGGGAACTCCGGCGTGGAGCACGCCCTCCTCCCGGAGCTGGGCCTTGTCCACCCGGGCGATCTTATCATCGGCGCCGACAGCCATACCTGCACCTACGGGGGTCTCGCCGCCTTCGCCACCGGCGTGGGTAGCACCGACCTCGCCGCCGCAATGATAACTGGGGAGGTGTGGCTCAAGGTCCCCGAGTCGATGAAGTTCGTCTTTCACGGCACGCCCAAGAAGTGGGTGACCGCAAAGGACTTCATCCTCCACGCGATAGGGGACATAGGCGTAGACGGGGCGCTTTACAGGGCGATGGAGTTTACAGGCCCCGCAGTGTCCGCCCTTACGATCGAGGGGAGGCTCACCATGGCGAACATGGCCATCGAAGCGGGGGGAAAAAACGGCATCTTCGAGGCGGACGAGAAGACAATCGCCTACATAAAGGGAACCAGACAGAAGACCTCGATGAAGAACGAGGTTTATAAAAGCGACCCGGACGCCGAATACGTCTACGTAAGGGAGTACGACGCGGGGAATATCCCGCCGCTGGTGGCGATGCCCCACCTCCCCTCCAACGTTAGGCCCGTGGAAGACGTCGGAAACATCGAGATAGATCAGGTCGTCATCGGCTCCTGTACGAACGGGAGGATCGAGGACCTGAGGCTCGCCGCCGAAATCTTGAGGGGAAGAAGGGCGAACAGGAACGTCAGGCTCATCGTAATCCCCGCAACGCCCGCGATCTACCGGCAGGCGATGAACGAGGGGCTCTTCGAGGTCTTTCTTGACGCGGACGGCGTAATCTCGCCGCCGACCTGCGGCCCGTGCCTCGGGGGGCACATGGGGGTTCTGGCCGCGGGGGAGAGGGCGGTCGCCACGACGAACAGGAACTTCGCCGGCAGAATGGGCGACCCGAAGAGCGAGGTCTACCTGGCGAGCCCGGCCGTCGCCGCTGCATCGGCGGTGCTGGGTAGGGTAGCCGGCCCGGCGGATCTGGGGCTGTAG
- a CDS encoding 2-isopropylmalate synthase, protein MSDIVLIFDTTLRDGEQSPGASMNVREKVTVAMQLERLGVDIIEAGFPVASPGDFEAVREIAKTVKKSTVVALARAKIKDIDVAFDAIKDARTPMIHTFVSTSDIHLNYQLKKTRDEVIKIAKASVKRAKSLTELVEFSAMDATRSDLGYLAEVIKTAIEAGATTVNIPDTVGYTVPDEYATIIKYLMENVPGIEKTTVSVHCHNDLGLAVANSVAAVMCGARQVECTINGIGERAGNTSLEEFVMSLKVRKDRFKLDTNIKTELIFPTSRMVSAITGITVQPNKAIVGANAFSHESGIHQDGLLKEKLTYEIMTPQSIGYSHTRLVLGKHSGRHAFKERIRKLGYQLNDEQMEKAFKSFKKLADKKKDIFDEDIEAIVAEDILRIPERYQLQFLAISSGTDTIPTATVTLSIDGNIKREADFGDGPVDAVYRTIKKMVGAKCKLLSYEVKAITGGTDALGEVTVRLEDGEFRSGGAGAHTDIIVASAMAFINALNKLEGRKKKEVRESQTV, encoded by the coding sequence ATGAGTGATATAGTTTTAATATTTGACACAACGCTGAGGGACGGCGAGCAATCCCCAGGGGCGAGCATGAACGTCAGGGAGAAGGTCACTGTCGCCATGCAGCTCGAGAGGCTCGGCGTGGACATCATCGAGGCGGGATTTCCCGTGGCAAGCCCCGGCGACTTCGAGGCCGTGAGGGAGATCGCCAAGACCGTAAAAAAATCGACTGTGGTAGCCCTGGCGCGGGCCAAGATAAAGGATATCGACGTAGCGTTCGACGCCATAAAGGACGCCAGAACGCCCATGATCCACACCTTCGTCTCCACCTCCGACATACATCTGAATTACCAGCTCAAAAAGACGAGGGACGAGGTTATAAAGATCGCCAAGGCCTCCGTCAAGAGGGCGAAGTCCTTGACTGAGCTGGTGGAGTTTTCCGCCATGGACGCAACAAGGAGCGATCTTGGATACCTTGCCGAGGTTATAAAGACCGCCATAGAGGCGGGTGCCACAACCGTAAACATCCCGGACACGGTCGGCTACACCGTCCCGGACGAGTACGCAACCATAATCAAATATCTTATGGAAAACGTCCCCGGAATAGAGAAGACCACCGTCTCCGTTCACTGCCACAACGATCTCGGTCTTGCGGTGGCGAACTCGGTGGCCGCCGTGATGTGCGGGGCGAGGCAGGTCGAGTGCACTATAAACGGGATCGGCGAGAGGGCCGGGAACACCTCCCTGGAGGAGTTCGTAATGTCGCTCAAGGTCAGGAAGGACCGATTCAAACTCGACACCAACATCAAAACGGAACTTATATTTCCCACGAGCAGGATGGTCAGCGCCATCACGGGGATCACCGTCCAGCCGAACAAGGCGATCGTGGGGGCGAACGCCTTCTCCCACGAGTCGGGGATACACCAGGACGGATTATTGAAGGAGAAGCTCACCTACGAGATAATGACGCCCCAGAGCATCGGCTACTCCCACACGAGACTCGTCCTGGGCAAGCACTCCGGGAGACACGCCTTCAAGGAGAGGATAAGAAAGCTCGGCTATCAGCTTAACGACGAGCAGATGGAAAAGGCCTTCAAGAGCTTCAAAAAGCTCGCGGACAAAAAGAAGGACATCTTCGACGAGGACATCGAGGCGATCGTGGCCGAGGATATCCTGAGGATTCCAGAGCGCTACCAGCTTCAGTTTCTGGCGATAAGCTCCGGAACCGACACGATCCCTACCGCCACGGTGACGCTTTCCATCGACGGCAACATCAAGAGGGAAGCCGACTTCGGAGACGGCCCCGTAGACGCCGTCTACAGAACAATTAAGAAGATGGTGGGGGCAAAGTGCAAGCTTCTGAGCTACGAGGTCAAGGCGATAACCGGGGGAACCGACGCCTTAGGCGAGGTGACGGTGAGACTTGAGGACGGAGAATTCCGCTCCGGAGGGGCTGGGGCGCACACCGACATCATCGTGGCCTCGGCGATGGCGTTCATCAACGCCCTGAACAAGTTAGAGGGAAGAAAGAAGAAGGAGGTCAGGGAGTCCCAGACCGTTTAG
- the pssA gene encoding CDP-diacylglycerol--serine O-phosphatidyltransferase, whose protein sequence is MKEKRVKVRKKKEGMRRIKRDDLKKGIYILPNLITTMSLFAGFFSIILSINGKFVQAVWALIFAAVFDGLDGKVARFTKTESEFGVQYDSLSDLVSFGVAPAILVYQWALTPFARLGWLGAALYVICAALRLARFNIQITTIEKSVFNGLPSPPSALMLATTVLFFRDTGLSLEEYRVYILVLVYLLAFLMVSNVKYSSFKELEVARRRPINILLLLILILILIAIKPEIMLFAIVAFFVMSGIVNLLFRLLTRKRGEQVSEVPAEEER, encoded by the coding sequence ATGAAGGAGAAAAGGGTAAAAGTAAGGAAAAAGAAAGAAGGAATGAGAAGAATTAAGAGGGACGACCTCAAGAAGGGGATTTACATCCTCCCCAATCTCATAACCACCATGTCCCTCTTTGCGGGCTTCTTCTCTATCATATTGTCCATCAACGGGAAGTTTGTGCAGGCCGTGTGGGCCTTGATCTTTGCGGCCGTCTTCGACGGTCTTGACGGCAAGGTCGCCCGCTTCACCAAGACGGAGAGCGAGTTCGGCGTCCAGTACGACTCCCTCTCGGATCTCGTCTCCTTCGGGGTTGCGCCGGCGATCCTCGTCTATCAGTGGGCGCTCACGCCCTTTGCCCGTCTGGGATGGCTCGGGGCGGCCCTGTATGTTATCTGCGCGGCCCTGAGGCTCGCAAGGTTCAACATCCAGATAACCACTATCGAAAAGAGCGTCTTCAACGGCCTTCCGTCGCCGCCCTCCGCGCTTATGCTGGCGACTACGGTCCTCTTTTTCAGGGATACGGGACTTTCCCTTGAAGAATATAGAGTGTACATACTAGTCCTCGTCTATCTGTTGGCGTTTCTCATGGTGTCCAACGTAAAATATTCGAGCTTTAAAGAGCTGGAGGTTGCGAGGAGGAGGCCGATCAACATCCTTCTCCTCTTAATCCTTATATTGATTCTTATCGCCATAAAGCCTGAAATAATGCTCTTTGCCATTGTCGCCTTCTTTGTCATGTCGGGAATAGTAAATCTCCTCTTCAGATTGTTGACGAGAAAAAGGGGAGAACAGGTAAGCGAGGTTCCGGCGGAAGAGGAACGGTAG
- a CDS encoding phosphatidylserine decarboxylase family protein — translation MKNQNTLFVVEGFPFIFAALVLTIVVAVLLYFYAPKAMPYVTIPLIILTLFVTAFFRNPNRTIPQDPRAVVSPADGKVIEIAKVQEKSFLNTEAIKISVFMSVFNVHVNRVPMAGKVVKARYFPGKFFVASLDKASSENERNGLVIENEKSEKILVVQIAGIVARRIVCYAKEGDTLQKGIRFGLIRFGSRLDLYLPVDSEIKVTPGEKVKGGETIMGVLP, via the coding sequence ATGAAAAATCAGAATACACTGTTCGTCGTGGAGGGCTTTCCCTTTATTTTTGCGGCGCTTGTTTTGACCATCGTGGTTGCGGTTTTGCTCTATTTCTATGCCCCGAAGGCGATGCCATATGTGACAATCCCATTAATCATACTGACCCTGTTTGTTACCGCCTTTTTCAGAAACCCGAACCGGACGATACCTCAAGACCCGAGGGCGGTCGTATCGCCCGCCGACGGAAAGGTAATAGAGATAGCTAAGGTTCAGGAGAAGAGTTTCTTAAACACCGAGGCGATCAAGATAAGCGTCTTCATGTCGGTCTTCAACGTTCACGTCAACCGAGTGCCGATGGCTGGAAAGGTCGTCAAGGCGAGGTACTTTCCGGGCAAGTTTTTCGTTGCCAGCCTCGACAAGGCGTCCTCCGAGAACGAGAGAAACGGACTGGTCATTGAAAACGAAAAGAGTGAGAAGATCCTCGTGGTTCAAATAGCGGGGATCGTCGCCAGGAGGATCGTCTGCTACGCAAAAGAGGGGGACACCCTCCAAAAGGGGATTCGTTTTGGACTCATAAGGTTCGGCTCCCGCCTTGATCTATATCTCCCCGTCGATTCAGAAATAAAGGTGACGCCGGGAGAAAAGGTCAAGGGCGGTGAGACCATAATGGGGGTATTGCCATGA
- the ilvC gene encoding ketol-acid reductoisomerase: MEVFYDKDADIKKIAGKKVAIIGFGSQGHAHANNLKDSGVEVRVGLRESSLSRKKAEDAGLKVMSPSDAASWADIVMILAPDETQADLYKEVIAGSISGGGYLAFAHGFNIHYGQIVPDSDINVFMVAPKAPGHMVRYEYTQGRGVPMLIAVGQDPTGDTKEVALAYGSAIGGGRAGMIETTFREETETDLFGEQVVLCGGVTELIKAGFETLVEEGYSPEMAYFECLHELKLIVDLIYEGGISNMRYSISNTAQYGDLTRGPRIITEETRREMRCILSEIRDGSFAKEWILENKVNRPVFNALTKKDEGHPIEEVGRRLRGMMSWLDKNKKVDKDKN, translated from the coding sequence GTGGAAGTATTTTACGATAAAGACGCGGACATAAAAAAGATTGCCGGAAAGAAGGTCGCCATAATAGGCTTCGGCTCCCAGGGCCATGCCCACGCCAACAACCTCAAGGATTCCGGCGTCGAGGTGAGGGTCGGGCTTCGAGAGTCGAGCCTGTCGAGAAAGAAGGCCGAGGATGCGGGCCTCAAGGTCATGTCGCCGTCCGACGCCGCCTCCTGGGCGGACATAGTGATGATCCTCGCCCCGGACGAGACGCAGGCCGACCTCTATAAGGAGGTAATAGCCGGCTCCATATCGGGGGGAGGCTACCTCGCCTTCGCCCACGGCTTTAACATCCACTACGGACAGATCGTGCCGGACAGTGACATCAACGTCTTCATGGTGGCCCCGAAGGCCCCCGGACACATGGTCCGCTACGAGTACACCCAGGGACGGGGAGTCCCCATGCTGATAGCCGTCGGGCAGGATCCCACTGGCGACACCAAAGAGGTGGCCCTGGCCTACGGGTCGGCCATCGGCGGCGGAAGGGCGGGTATGATCGAGACGACCTTTCGCGAGGAGACCGAGACCGACCTCTTCGGCGAACAGGTCGTCCTATGCGGCGGCGTAACCGAGCTTATCAAGGCCGGCTTCGAGACCCTCGTAGAGGAGGGATATTCCCCGGAGATGGCCTACTTCGAGTGCCTCCACGAGCTGAAGCTGATAGTCGACCTGATATACGAGGGGGGTATATCCAACATGAGGTACTCCATAAGCAACACCGCCCAGTACGGCGACCTCACTCGCGGGCCGAGGATCATAACCGAGGAGACCAGGCGCGAGATGAGGTGCATCTTAAGCGAGATAAGGGACGGGAGCTTCGCCAAGGAGTGGATACTGGAGAACAAGGTGAACCGCCCGGTCTTCAACGCCCTCACCAAGAAGGACGAGGGACACCCCATAGAAGAGGTGGGCAGAAGGCTCAGGGGGATGATGAGCTGGCTCGACAAGAACAAAAAGGTAGACAAGGATAAAAACTGA